In the Plasmodium chabaudi chabaudi strain AS genome assembly, chromosome: 13 genome, one interval contains:
- a CDS encoding OST-HTH associated domain protein, putative yields the protein MNSEKYTCEYNNMDRNYTETRRKDAYDNYNAGMCSTPIGNFPEDMFLHSPLKGISDYNNSNYANYSNPNISENFTYNPNSYIQYNDAFKKSNTGESMKIRPRPNKEKLYYVRSENEIEHDEQNCLRNNIFEINNSLCKAYQKNDFMKINPNIKRVLKKKSNVNEKYNKIKKDILLTGDLYLKSFNKYYPCNCLNVYKEIYKNTKYDISDLKQVHTDLIYLILKYLYYERILPEANEIKRKINKYFPDCAVLNNNFINICREDPYKKFEIYRSNAYEKDLKKGKIIYKKPLNNENICIYLRGVPRDFFINPNDDNENISLYIPLIFIHIIDRFRIQSSDNNHKGGRYILAETLKHTGPYIFRTMKLGRIIHILQKCIDLNILSYFNNNIIPIFTSMSISKTYISKMHVNQTPALKNHKEQSINLIKNRIRSLLYSYSEDKSKTKGFSLSRLPLIYKNVYKENINIDQIGYSKLTEFINNEMSDICFISTQHKFQCILLPVMEDEQKHRDKNSKLKKEIEIKRSLEYIKNYQWERCISFLHTVHRLKNTHPNFELEYSMTNNTTIDELMNDPFFCDYKNNEQNSINEDNTPPLLLPLDVFNLPSSYDMYNSYFKSNSYYSKDETDDTSAIQFLDTSQNKFDIICDFQKYENTSISIEEPININNMHIHSPSSYEVFNSLFNDNTENPIIDRRSQVKGASY from the exons ATGAATAGCGAAAAGTATACTTGTGAGTACAATAATATGGACAGAAATTATACTGAAACACGAAGGAAAGACGCATACGATAATTATAATGCTGGTATGTGCTCTACTCCCATTGGAAATTTTCCTGAAGATATGTTTCTACATAGCCCATTAAAAGGAATATctgattataataattctaACTATGCAAATTATAGTAATCCAAATATATCAGAGAATTTTACTTATAATCCTAATTCCTATATTCAATATAATGATGCCttcaaaaaaagtaatacaGGGGAATCTATGAAAATCCGACCTCGTCCaaacaaagaaaaattgtattatgTCAGAagtgaaaatgaaatagaGCATGATGAACAAAATTGTCTAAGAAATAACATATtcgaaataaataacagCTTATGTAAGGCATATCAAAAAAAcgattttatgaaaataaatccaaacataaaaagagtattaaaaaaaaaatctaaTGTAAATgagaaatataataaaattaagaaaGACATATTGCTCACAGGTGatctatatttaaaaagctTCAATAAGTATTATCCATGTAATTGCTTAAATGTTtacaaagaaatatataagaatacaaaatatgatatttcTGATTTAAAGCAAGTACACACtgatttgatttatttaatattaaaatatttatattacgAAAGAATATTACCTGAAGctaatgaaattaaaagaaaaatcaaCAAGTATTTTCCTGATTGTgctgttttaaataataattttataaatatatgtagaGAAGATCCATATAAGaaatttgaaatatatcGATCCAATGCTTATGAAAAAGACttaaaaaaagggaaaataatttataaaaagcCACTTAACAATGAAAAcatttgcatatatttaagagGTGTTCCACgagatttttttattaaccccaatgatgataatgaaaatatttctttgtATATACCATTAAtctttattcatataattgaTAGATTTAGGATTCAATCAA GCGATAATAATCACAAAGGGGGAAGATATATTCTAGCTGAAACACTAAAGCATACAGgcccatatatttttagaacTATGAAATTAGGAAGGATAATTCACATTCTACAAAAGTGTATTGatctaaatattttatcatatttcaACAACAATATAATACCAATATTTACATCAATGTCTATTTCAAAAACgtatatttcaaaaatgcACGTAAACCAAACACCagcattaaaaaatcaCAAAGAACAatcaataaatttaatcaaaaatagaataaggtctttattatatagttATTCAGAGGATAAATCCAAAACAAAAG GGTTTTCTCTTAGTAGGCTtccattaatatataaaaatgtttataaggaaaatataaacatagaTCAAATAGGATATTCAAAATTAActgaatttataaataatgaaatgagcgatatttgttttatttcaacACAGCATAAATTCCAGTGTATATTACTCCCAGTTATGGAAGAT gaACAAAAACATAGagataaaaattcaaagttaaaaaaagaaattgaaataaaaagatcgctagaatatataaaaaattatcaatgGGAAAGGTGTATTTCCTTTTTGCATACTGTGCATcgcttaaaaaatacacatcCAAATTTTGAGCTGGAATATAGCATGACTAATAATACTACTATTGACGAATTAATGAATGatccttttttttgtgattataaaaataacgaaCAAAATTCTATTAATGAAGATAATACACCTCCATTGTTACTGCCTCTTGATGTATTTAATTTACCATCGTCTTATGACATGTACAATTCATATTTCAAATCGAATTCGTACTATAGTAAGGATGAAACTGATGATACTTCGGCTATTCAATTTTTAGATACCTcgcaaaataaatttgatatCATATGtgattttcaaaaatatgaaaatacaaGCATATCTATTGAAGAGCcaataaacataaataacatgcatatacattCCCCATCATCTTACGAAGTTTTcaattctttatttaatgataatacAGAGAATCCTATAATTGATAGGAGAAGTCAAGTTAAAGGAGCCAGCTATTAA
- a CDS encoding thioredoxin peroxidase 1, putative, which translates to MPSIVGSQAPHFKAEAVFGDNSFGEVSLSDYIGKKYILLYFYPLDFTFVCPSEIIALDKALESFKERNVELLGCSVDSKFTHLAWKKTPLQQGGIGNIRHTLLSDISKSIARDYDVLFNESVALRAFVLIDKQGIVQHLLVNNLALGRSVDEILRLIDALQHHEKVGDVCPANWQKGKESMKPSEEGVAKYLSNL; encoded by the coding sequence atgccATCAATTGTAGGAAGCCAAGCCCCACATTTTAAAGCCGAAGCCGTTTTCGGTGATAACAGCTTTGGAGAAGTTAGTTTATCCGACTATATTGGaaagaaatatatcttattatatttttacccATTAGATTTCACTTTTGTTTGCCCATCTGAAATTATAGCTTTAGATAAAGCTCTTGAGTCATTTAAAGAAAGGAATGTAGAATTGTTAGGATGCAGTGTAGATAGCAAATTTACACATTTAGCATGGAAAAAAACACCATTACAACAAGGAGGTATTGGAAATATTAGGCATACTTTGCTATCCGATATTTCAAAAAGCATAGCACGAGATTAcgatgttttatttaacgAAAGTGTAGCATTAAGAGCTTTTGTTCTCATAGATAAACAAGGAATTGTTCAACATCTTcttgttaataatttagcATTAGGAAGATCAGTTGATGAAATTTTAAGACTAATTGATGCTTTGCAACACCATGAAAAAGTTGGAGATGTATGCCCAGCTAATTGGCAAAAAGGAAAGGAATCCATGAAGCCATCAGAAGAAGGAGttgcaaaatatttatcaaacttgtaa
- a CDS encoding copper transporter, putative, protein MCKSIWKIIYIVLIINALLLVNVNCETNDKNNDDDTNEKKGCCGGTNKPIPSANKPLKSCCSSKKSENDECKPILDLNHIGSNGKNKIPFIYKCCANHDTYESIINKHFNQENGDNTIDTGEKMNMMMSNLSMPMSFQNTTHTIILFKFWETTTVPFYLISLILCFVFGIFSVAFKVLRLYIEKALPTTSNGNVFTSITLFKHNTIRMILSFIIYSWDYLLMLIVMTFNVGLFFAVILGLSFGYFLMGNNFVSCTQNSNCDVDAHKELYGDPACCGC, encoded by the exons ATGTGTAAGAGtatatggaaaattatatatattgttttaattataaacgCTTTACTTTTGGTAAATGTAAATTGTGAGAccaatgataaaaataatgacgATGACACCAACGAAAAAAAGGGGTGTTGTGGGGGTACTAATAAACCAATACCATCCGCAAACAAACCGCTAAAGAGTTGCTGTAGCAGTAAAAAAtcagaaaatgatgaatgCAAACCAATATTAGATCTCAATCACATAGGAAGTAAtggaaaaaacaaaatcccatttatttacaaatgCTGTGCAAATCATGATACATATGAAAGTATAATTAACAAGCACTTTAATCAAGAAAATGGGGACAATACAATCGATACTggagaaaaaatgaatatgatgATGAGTAATTTATCTATGCCTATGTCATTTCAGAATACTACCcatactattattttattcaaattttgGGAAACTACCACT gtcccattttatttgatatcACTGATATTATGCTTTGTATTTGGAATATTCTCAGTCGCATTCAAAGTTTTGAGactatatatagaaaaggCGTTACCCACAACAAGCAATGGGAATGTATTCACCAGCATAACTCTATTTAAACATAACACGATTAGAATgattttatcttttatcatatatagtTGGGATTACTTATTAATGCTAATTGTAATGACATTTAATGTTGGATTATTTTTCGCTGTAATTTTGGGGTTATCATTTGGATACTTTTTAATGGGAAACAATTTTGTGTCATGCACTCAAAATTCAAACTGTGATGTAGATGCTCATAAAGAGCTTTATGGGGATCCAGCTTGCTGTGgatgttaa
- a CDS encoding DEAD/DEAH box helicase, putative, with the protein MKARINSKIKENAYQEYINKCETYDINEIVNYIKSNTFFRKYPNSNNIQEDGAVKYKANYHIIDDTVRTKIADLFKKEKAYLKKYEENENSNNGKTSPDETRASEKKEKGLIYLYNACGNLFKNQDNINGKDKFIIINSDNSMKRISENNINELLIEIIYTIFTKNETLENSMLNLLGESNIDLIINIIKNKDEIKKDIKLLSKQVDIKENTLGANFFITSTTTKNTKNNKNILSNKENIENIIEYFINNFEDNYLDNVKKIYLPNEENQLEEINVPQNTTYSYSNNMTKVKINRLPNMIFDQNELVSVNALPFWAKYIFNFQYFNYVQSKVFNAAFKNNKNLLVSAPTGCGKTNIALLVILQQLVLHSEQHGINLNKIANMHLTKKGLAPEGNGYIEKHNTTSGRLKGIETENSENIEIEEPINKLEGEDIDAKEKNDEEISEIENDINKFEVAESSYDDDNNSDASSVLKKGETVINPNDFKIVYIAPMKSLVFEITTNFREKLKIFNLNVCEYTKEHSLTSKELELVHIIVTVPEKLDILLRNSSYSSTVSDESLIKSIKCIILDEVHLLNTDRGDVIETIVARFLRYSETSQSMKRIMAMSATLPNYKDVSDFLKVERDMCFYFNEKYRSIQLDKTLYGIHETNMNKLNLAKNLCAYNEVINCLKNDKQCIVFVCSRNDTNKTIEFLIDHAIKNDEIDYFTNNLYTDYDVNKRIKKSNNIYIKKFYEYGCAIHHAGMSRYDKILVENLFKKKSFNVLCCTSTLAWGVNLPVHTVIIKGTNFFSSESGKMEDLDILDINQIFGRCGRPQYESHGHAILITERTKLYKYIKLLTNNTIIESNFLKNIENHLNAEISMGTTKNAQDGIKWLEYTYLYIRMKKNPFLYDTDIKNDRELYEKRKSIIIKAISNLSENKLVRRSLTNDFIGTFYGHIAAKYYVDYKTIGIFASHIESNNYTEIIDVISKAKEFENIQIRNEDMNDFIYYKNKCDIKETYDESKSMTVRILIEMYLRRIQINNFSLVCEINYIVQNIIRILYAYYEICLNILKNISHLIINTHNLILSITRRLPMDCGLFRHFCYKNELMDKKYVHTSNQDENKYNSNRGNATKFKNKKGSNFNNDDQKEEKQYFIDSNLNPIDINDNEEDIYGDNVRYRKNQNYTVYLKETAVNILEKKNLSYETIANLSKSELFFFLRNEVYTKQILYYRNIIPNLYIDGYIQPITQTIMKINLNVQLQNTIWSDQWNNTKEDFHIFLLNTLNNDILYFQKFTIHKKDRKKIHDISFEFPITNIMPSQITVQFLSMNWCNLSFVHIFNTNNLFINQKINVFSQILPIVPLSTEVMNNPNYIKFFSFKYFNPIQTQIFHAAFHTDENILLGAPTGSGKTVIGELCILRNLLKHEDQRSVYICPMKAIVNERCIAWKNKFKTLFNKNVIELTGDKNENKDNIKNSHIIICTPEKLDVISRNWKNKNIIKNINLIIFDEIHLLGQENRGGVIEILVNRFKNMQNYLNKKIRLVGLTTVITSVDDLILWLDVKENYLFNFPSSCRIVPCKTHILGFNQNAYCPRMSVMNKDVFDSINQYAQTKNVLIFVSSRRQTRLTAYDIISLNLSSHNFNFLHLENLLNDKNHIKFLLNKTKKIAEKKNSLNTNSLNSYISNATGLKNEKIPEHDNDFDQFDYNCLFNKNLSEHEQIHVQNLIFQNYLNIVENEHLKDLLKYGIGIHHAGLNESDKNIVEYFFLNKIIQILICTSTLAWGINLPAYLVIIKGNEYYDPKTKKYKDISYTDLLQMIGRAGRPQFDNEALAILLVHEKRKNAIKNFLYHPMNIESNIMENINEHINAEICSKVIQNKEDMLTYITKSYYFKRLFSNPSYYIKDVQYIQLFENNRLSNQAKKAIYDHINKIIENTIEFLQKNKCIEAVQEDYIQNYYSTPLGYIACIYYTKCETAYFFYKTIEQSIAPNSNLHKDNTIQTSSIAEDQNVSETVKTDIENIDNWKEEIVEQEEQNEQHSDDNNNNIKSDILPSPKKKFDFYGLLELIAQAKEFDDVPLRHNEDKYNVALRNQIPLDIDMNMPNVKTYLLLLSRFYECTYETVDYHIDLKLVLDQLARVINSYIDISLLFHNYTYIKTLILIFQCVNQRIKPYTNDLYTIKGITNSQIYKLKELQIKNIKDLIKFDKSFLYSLNIFDTSQINYILQIPNLTTNIKLYQKNGNTDTPVDSNITIDIEPNKINNFTNVKLGKYSKNENKYHFKISYYEKNEILIKVFFNILNKIFKEANPNSNTVSNAQWYAVLHDLSQDQSISIKRFTLPSSKKMSTVSFTLEDIEVGNYNFIIYVHSDTYYGLDYEVSLDIQVE; encoded by the exons ATGAAAGCCCGAATAAATAGCAAGATAAAAGAAAACGCATACCAAGAGTATATCAACAAATGCGAGACTTATGATATCAATGAAATAgtgaattatattaaatctaatacattttttagaaaataccCTAActcaaataatattcaaGAGGATGGGGcagtaaaatataaagccAACTATCATATAATTGATGATACGGTGAGGACAAAAATAGCcgatttatttaaaaaggaaaaagcatatttaaaaaagtatgaagaaaatgaaaattcaaACAATGGAAAAACAAGCCCAGATGAAACAAGAGctagtgaaaaaaaagaaaagggactaatatatttatataatgctTGTGGCaatctttttaaaaatcaagataatataaatggaaaagacaaatttataattataaatagtgATAATAGCATGAAAAGAATAAGtgaaaacaatataaatgaattacTAATAGaaatcatatatacaatatttactaaaaatgaaacattAGAAAATAGTATGCTAAATTTATTAGGAGAAAGTAATATAGAtcttataattaatataattaaaaataaagatgaaataaaaaaagatataaaattgttaagTAAACAAGTAgatattaaagaaaatacatTGGGagcaaatttttttataactagtacaacaacaaaaaatactaaaaataataaaaatatattatctaataaagaaaatattgaaaacatcatagaatattttataaacaattttgaagacaattatttagataacgttaaaaaaatttacttacctaatgaagaaaatcaattagaagaaataaatgttCCCCAAAATACTACCTACTCATATTCAAATAACATGACaaaagtaaaaattaatagatTACCAAATATGATTTTTGATCAAAATGAATTAGTATCTGTTAATGCTTTACCATTTTGggcaaaatatatttttaattttcaatACTTTAATTATGTTCAGTCAAAAGTTTTTAACGCCgcatttaaaaacaataaaaatttattagtaTCTGCACCAACAGGGTGTGGTAAAACAAACATAGCTTTGCTTGTTATATTACAACAACTTGTTTTGCACTCAGAACAACATGGTATTAACCTGAACAAAATTGCTAATATGCATTTGACTAAAAAGGGATTGGCCCCTGAGGGAAATggatatatagaaaaacaTAACACAACTTCTGGAAGACTTAAAGGAATAGAAACAGAAAATAGcgaaaatatagaaatagaAGAACCAATAAACAAACTGGAGGGGGAAGATATCGATgctaaagaaaaaaatgacgAAGAAATATCCgaaattgaaaatgatattaataaatttgagGTTGCAGAATCATCTTatgatgatgataataacaGTGATGCATCTagtgtattaaaaaagggCGAAACTGTGATTAATCCAAatgattttaaaattgtttatattgcCCCAATGAAATCATTAGTATTTGAAATAACAACCAATTTTcgagaaaaattaaaaatatttaatttaaatgtttGTGAATACACAAAAGAACATAGTCTTACATCTAAAGAGTTAGAActtgttcatataattGTTACTGTACCCGAAAAATTAGATATACTTCTGCGAAATAGCAGTTATTCATCTACAGTTTCTGATGAATCCTTAATAAAATctataaaatgtataatacTTGATGAAGtccatttattaaatacaGATCGTGGTGATGTAATTGAAACGATTGTTGCACGATTTTTACGATATTCAGAAACGTCGCAATCTATGAAGAGAATAATGGCAATGTCAGCTACTTTAccaaattataaagatgttagtgattttttaaaagtagAAAGAGATATgtgcttttattttaatgaaaaatatagatcTATACAATTAGATAAAACATTATATGGTATACATGAaacaaatatgaataaattaaatttagcAAAAAACttatgtgcatataatgaagttataaattgtttaaaaaatgataagcAATGTATAGTATTTGTTTGTTCAAGAAATGACactaataaaacaattgaatttttaattgatcatgcaataaaaaacgacgaaattgattattttacaaACAATTTATACACAGATTATgatgtaaataaaagaattaaaaaatcaaataatatatatattaaaaaattctatGAATATGGTTGTGCAATACATCATGCTGGTATGTCTAGATATGATAAGATACTAGTAGAAAatctatttaaaaaaaaatctttCAACGTTTTATGCTGTACTTCCACACTTGCATGGGGAGTTAATTTACCTGTCCACACTGTCATCATAAAAGGGACTAATTTCTTTTCATCTGAAAGCGGCAAAATGGAAGATCTAGATATATTAGATATTAATCAAATTTTTGGTAGATGTGGGAGACCGCAATATGAAAGTCATGGACATgctattttaataacagaaagaacaaaattatataaatatattaaactgttgacaaataatacaattatTGAAtcaaactttttaaaaaatattgaaaatcATCTAAATGCTGAAATAAGTATGGGAACAACCAAAAATGCACAAGATGGAATTAAATGGCTAGAATATACCTACCTTTATATTcgtatgaaaaaaaacccTTTCTTATATGACacagatataaaaaatgatagaGAATTATACGAAAAACGTAAAAGCATAATTATAAAGGCAATCAGTAATTTAAGCGAAAATAAGCTTGTAAGAAGAAGTTTAACCAATGATTTTATTGGAACTTTTTATGGACATATAGCTGCTAAATATTACGTAGATTATAAAACTATAGGAATATTTGCATCACATATTGaaagtaataattatacagAAATAATTGATGTTATAAGTAAAGCAAAGGAATTcgaaaatatacaaattcgAAATGAAGATATGAatgattttatatattataaaaataaatgtgatATTAAAGAAACTTATGATGAAAGTAAATCTATGACAGTACGCATATTAATAGAAATGTATTTGAGAAGaatacaaattaataatttttctctAGTTTGTGAAATTAATTACATagtacaaaatataattagaatattatatgcatattatgaaatatgtttaaatattttaaaaaacatatcacatctaattataaatacacaTAATTTGATTCTGTCCATTACAAGAAGGTTACCAATGGATTGTGGACTGTTTAGGCACTTTTGTTACAAAAATGAGCTAATGGATAAAAAGTATGTTCATACAAGCAATcaagatgaaaataaatataatagcaATAGAGGGAACGCAACAAAATTcaagaataaaaaaggttCCAACTTTAACAATGATGATCAAAAAGAggaaaaacaatattttatcgATTCTAATTTAAACCCAATCGATattaatgataatgaaGAAGATATCTATGGTGATAATGTACGATACCGAAAAAACCAAAATTATACAGTATACTTAAAAGAAACAGcagtaaatatattagaaaaaaaaaatctatCTTATGAAACTATTGCTAATTTAAGTAAAAGTGAATTGTTCTTCTTCTTACGAAATGAAGTATATACcaaacaaatattatattatcgAAATATAATACCAAACTTATACATTGATGGATATATTCAACCGATTACTCAAAccattatgaaaataaacttAAATGTTCAACTACAAAATACAATATGGTCCGATCAATGGAATAATACTAAAGAagattttcatatatttttattaaatacattaaataatgatattttatattttcaaaaatttactatacataaaaaagatagaaaaaaaattcatgaTATTTCATTTGAATTTCCAATAACTAATATAATGCCTTCACAAATTACTGTCCAATTTTTATCTATGAATTGGTGTAATCTATcatttgttcatatatttaacacaaataatttatttataaatcaaaaaataaatgtattttcGCAAATATTGCCTATTGTACCTTTGTCAACTGAAGTTATGAATAATCCTAACTACATTAAATTCTTTTcctttaaatatttcaacCCCATACAAACACAAATTTTCCACGCCGCTTTCCACACCGATGAAAACATATTACTTGGAGCTCCAACTG GTAGCGGAAAAACTGTCATAGGAGAATTATGCATTTTAAGAAATTTACTAAAGCATGAAGATCAGAGATcggtatatatatgtccAATGAAAGCAATTGTAAACGAAAGGTGTATTGcttggaaaaataaatttaaaacattattCAATAAGAATGTAATTGAATTGACAGGAGATAAAAACGAAAACaaagataatataaaaaacagccatataataatatgcacTCCTGAAAAATTAGATGTCATATCTCGaaattggaaaaataaaaatattataaaaaatattaatttaataatatttgatGAAATACATTTGCTAGGACAAGAAAATAGAGGAGGAGTTATTGAAATTTTAGTAAATCGattcaaaaatatgcaaaattatttaaataaaaaaataagattaGTTGGATTAACAACTGTTATAACAAGTGTTGATGATTTGATTTTATGGCTAGATGTAAAAGAAAACtatctttttaatttcccATCCTCTTGTAGAATAGTCCCATGTAAAACGCACATTTTAGGGTTCAATCAAAATGCATACTGTCCTAGAATGTCCGTAATGAACAAAGATGTATTTGATTCTATTAACCAATATGCACAAACTAAAAATGtgttaatatttgtttCTTCACGAAGGCAAACAAGACTTACTGCTTATGATATAATTTCTCTAAACTTAAGTAGccataattttaattttctccatcttgaaaatttattaaatgataaaaatcatataaaatttttgttaaataaaacgaaaaaaatagctgaaaaaaaaaattctttaaatacaaatagtcttaattcatatatttctaaTGCAACTGGtctaaaaaatgaaaaaattccAGAACATGATAACGATTTCGATCAATTTGATTACAATTGCttgtttaataaaaatttatcagAACACGAACAAATTCATgtacaaaatttaatatttcaaaattatttaaatatagtaGAAAACGAGCATTTAAaggatttattaaaatatggcATAGGTATTCATCATGCTGGTTTAAATGAaagtgataaaaatattgtagaatattttttcttaaataaaataatacaaattttaatatgtacCTCGACTTTGGCATGGGGAATAAATTTGCCTGCATATCTCGTTATAATAAAAGGTAATGAATATTATGATcccaaaacaaaaaaatataaagatatatcTTATACAGACTTATTACAAATGATTGGAAGAGCGGGAAGACCCCAATTTGATAATGAAGCTTTAGCTATTTTACTAGTTCacgaaaaaagaaaaaatgccattaaaaactttttatatcatccAATGAATATCGAGTCGAATATTATGGAAAACATTAATGAGCATATAAATGCAGAAATATGTTCAAAggttatacaaaataaagaagatatgcttacatatataacaaaatcATACTACTTTAAAAGACTTTTTTCTAACCCTTCTTATTACATAAAAGATGTCCAATATATTCAACTCTTTGAAAATAACCGATTATCAAACCAAGCAAAAAAAGCCATATATGAccacataaataaaatcataGAAAATACAATcgaatttttacaaaaaaataaatgtatagaAGCAGTACAAGAAgattatattcaaaattattattctacTCCCCTAGGGTATATagcatgcatatattatacaaaatgtGAAACCgcttatttcttttataaaacgATTGAACAAAGTATTGCTCCCAATTCAAATCTGCATAAAGATAACACAATACAAACATCTTCCATTGCTGAGGATCAAAATGTATCTGAAACGGTGAAAACAGATATAGAAAACATCGACAATTGGAAAGAAGAAATAGTTGAGCAAGAAGAACAAAACGAACAACATTCTGATGATAAcaacaataatattaaatcgGATATTTTACCTtcaccaaaaaaaaaattcgaCTTTTATGGATTGCTTGAACTTATTGCACAAGCAAAAGAATTTGATGATGTCCCATTAAGACATAATgaagataaatataatgtagCACTTAGAAATCAAATACCACTAGATATTGATATGAATATGCCAAATGTTAAAACATATCTTTTACTTCTTTCACGTTTTTATGAATGCACATATGAAACTGTTGATTATCATATCGATCTAAAATTAGTATTAGATCAGCTAGCTAGAGTTATAAATAGTTATATCGATATATCTTTACTGTTCcataattatacatatattaaaacattaattttaattttccaaTGTGTTAATCAAAGAATTAAACCATATACAAATGACCTATATACTATTAAAGGCATTACAAATagtcaaatatataaactaaAAGAATTacaaatcaaaaatattaaggATTTAATcaaatttgataaaagCTTCTTATACTCACTAAACATATTTGATACATcccaaataaattatattcttcAAATACCAAATTTAACTACGAACATTAAATTGTACCAAAAAAATGGCAATACCGATACTCCTGTAGATTCTAATATTACAATTGACATAGaaccaaataaaattaacaattttacAAATGTAAAACTTGGAAAATATtccaaaaatgaaaataaatatcatttcaaaataagttattatgaaaaaaatgaaatattgataaaagttttttttaacattttaaacaaaatatttaaagaagCAAATCCAAATTCGAACACAGTTTCAAATGCTCAATG GTATGCTGTCCTCCATGATTTGTCACAAGATCAATCAATATCCATCAAACGCTTTACCTTACCATcgtcaaaaaaaatgtctaCAGTTTCATTTAC acTCGAGGATATTGAAGTaggaaattataatttcataatttaCGTTCATAGTGATACGTATTATGGGCTCGATTATGAG GTATCTTTAGATATCCAAGTTGAATAA